One genomic window of Candidatus Baltobacteraceae bacterium includes the following:
- the galK gene encoding galactokinase encodes MSASAGRAPGRVNLIGEHTDYNDGFVMPCAIGYYTEVTVQARADDRVVLAKPHDDRAIKYAEGVVLELRRAGVAVGGIDIEAGGDLPIGAGLSSSASFEVAVALGALGIAGAEIDRVALARICQRAEHEHVGIRSGIMDQYAVLFGERDRAILLDTETLQHRYLPVPRSARIVICNTMVKHELAAGEYNKRREQCEAAVLALRQWYPILTSLRHVSLDELLRHEAELDPVLFRRARHVVTENARVLEAAKALEGRDLAQFGALMNASHDSLRDDYEVSAEELDTMVGIARGCDGVYGARMTGGGFGGCTVNLLAAASADAFRERIAREYRVATGIVPSLYDGTPVDGATSG; translated from the coding sequence TTGAGCGCGAGTGCCGGGCGCGCGCCGGGGCGCGTGAACCTCATCGGCGAGCACACCGACTACAACGACGGTTTCGTCATGCCGTGCGCGATCGGCTATTACACGGAAGTGACGGTGCAGGCGCGCGCCGACGACCGTGTCGTGCTCGCAAAACCGCACGACGATAGAGCCATCAAGTACGCCGAGGGTGTGGTGCTCGAGTTGCGGCGCGCCGGCGTCGCGGTGGGCGGCATCGATATCGAGGCCGGCGGGGACCTCCCGATCGGCGCCGGTTTGAGCTCGTCGGCATCGTTCGAAGTCGCGGTCGCTTTGGGCGCGCTCGGCATTGCCGGTGCGGAGATCGATCGCGTGGCGCTAGCTAGGATCTGTCAGCGCGCCGAGCACGAGCATGTGGGCATTCGCTCGGGCATTATGGATCAATACGCGGTGCTCTTCGGCGAACGCGACCGTGCCATACTCTTGGACACGGAGACGCTGCAACACCGCTATCTACCGGTCCCCCGATCCGCTCGTATCGTGATTTGCAATACTATGGTGAAGCACGAGCTAGCCGCGGGCGAATACAACAAACGCCGCGAGCAGTGCGAAGCAGCAGTGCTGGCGTTGCGGCAGTGGTATCCGATCCTCACTTCGCTGCGCCACGTTTCACTCGACGAATTACTGCGTCACGAAGCCGAGCTCGACCCCGTCCTCTTCCGGCGGGCGCGCCACGTCGTGACCGAAAACGCGCGCGTGCTAGAGGCGGCAAAGGCGCTCGAAGGCCGCGACCTCGCACAGTTTGGTGCGCTCATGAACGCGTCCCACGACAGCTTGCGCGACGATTACGAGGTGAGCGCCGAGGAACTCGATACGATGGTCGGCATCGCTCGCGGCTGCGACGGCGTATACGGTGCGCGGATGACGGGCGGCGGCTTCGGCGGCTGTACCGTCAATCTCCTAGCGGCCGCTTCGGCGGACGCGTTTCGCGAACGCATCGCGCGCGAGTATCGCGTCGCTACCGGTATCGTACCCAGCCTCTACGACGGCACGCCCGTCGACGGAGCGACGTCCGGATGA
- a CDS encoding energy transducer TonB, which translates to MHYSYVNGRSSNRILVWALAISLAIHVVFAIVARTTPPARAQAEVPQHISIVHIATPPPTPPPTPRPQPHHVMSPSHASTSTRVSVHPPHAVAHGGGPVSAGPPVVATSGPSIAGDGIGSASPSPIPQPACSNPYAPAHVLDAISPDEPEDAAGTQATAQVQVSLDGRGRVTDAHIYTSTGTMSLDRAAVDAARRSTYAPSIVDCQPVGGTYLFKVDFAS; encoded by the coding sequence GTGCACTACTCGTACGTGAACGGACGGTCGAGCAATCGGATTCTGGTTTGGGCGCTGGCGATTTCGCTCGCGATCCACGTCGTTTTCGCCATCGTTGCGCGAACGACGCCGCCCGCGCGAGCGCAAGCTGAGGTACCGCAGCACATCAGCATCGTCCATATCGCGACCCCGCCGCCCACGCCGCCGCCCACGCCACGCCCGCAGCCACACCACGTTATGTCACCGTCGCACGCATCGACGAGCACGCGGGTTAGCGTTCATCCGCCGCATGCCGTCGCTCACGGCGGAGGTCCGGTTTCGGCCGGACCTCCCGTCGTTGCTACGTCGGGACCGTCCATTGCCGGCGACGGTATCGGGTCCGCTTCGCCGTCGCCGATTCCGCAACCGGCGTGTTCGAATCCGTACGCACCGGCGCATGTGCTCGATGCTATCAGTCCCGACGAACCCGAAGACGCCGCCGGCACACAAGCGACCGCACAGGTGCAGGTATCGCTCGACGGCCGCGGACGCGTTACCGATGCGCACATCTACACGTCGACGGGCACGATGAGCTTGGATCGTGCGGCCGTCGACGCGGCACGCCGCTCGACGTACGCACCGTCGATCGTGGACTGTCAGCCGGTCGGCGGGACGTACCTTTTCAAGGTCGATTTCGCCTCGTAG
- a CDS encoding VIT1/CCC1 transporter family protein, giving the protein MEPKDPPIPPVIHDVVVDVPGWQEVKPRIPDTLQRRTLEKQRSVREIVFGVQDGILTTLGIITGVGVAEGDRSAVFISGFLALLAGSLSMGVGEFLGRKSEREVIQATIEMEKREMAADPQAEFAEQVAYYKLKGFSADEAQMIVRRLTQHPDIYLYEMMRDEFGIDPREAQNEGLRGPFSMSVSYAIGSFLPIVAFLLPFAMSVSTLVSLGFAVAGLFGVGYYAGTLSERNSFAKGLEIALYGCGVFVISYLAGHYIPPLFGHAPVAVGG; this is encoded by the coding sequence ATGGAGCCGAAGGATCCGCCGATTCCGCCGGTCATCCACGACGTCGTCGTGGACGTTCCCGGGTGGCAAGAGGTCAAACCGCGCATCCCCGACACGCTGCAGCGCCGCACGCTAGAAAAACAGCGCAGCGTTCGCGAGATCGTGTTCGGCGTGCAGGACGGCATCCTCACGACCTTGGGCATCATCACCGGCGTCGGCGTTGCCGAGGGCGACCGTTCCGCCGTCTTTATCAGCGGTTTCCTCGCGCTGCTCGCCGGATCGCTGTCGATGGGTGTCGGCGAGTTTCTCGGACGCAAGTCGGAGCGTGAAGTCATTCAAGCGACCATCGAGATGGAGAAGCGCGAGATGGCCGCCGACCCGCAGGCCGAGTTTGCCGAGCAGGTCGCCTACTATAAACTGAAAGGCTTCAGCGCCGACGAGGCGCAGATGATCGTGCGCCGTCTCACGCAGCATCCGGATATCTATCTGTACGAAATGATGCGCGACGAGTTCGGGATCGATCCGCGCGAAGCGCAAAACGAGGGACTACGCGGGCCGTTTTCCATGAGCGTGTCGTATGCGATCGGTTCGTTTCTGCCGATCGTTGCGTTTTTGCTGCCGTTCGCCATGAGCGTATCGACGCTCGTTTCGCTCGGCTTTGCGGTCGCGGGACTCTTCGGCGTCGGCTACTATGCGGGAACGCTCAGCGAACGCAATTCGTTTGCGAAGGGGTTGGAAATCGCGCTCTACGGCTGCGGCGTGTTCGTGATCTCGTATCTGGCTGGACATTATATTCCGCCGCTCTTCGGCCACGCACCGGTTGCGGTCGGCGGCTAA
- a CDS encoding permease yields MVILNALIAGLVQAAGFFWDSLFGLIFGFLISAIVQTVLTPESMEKYLGPNLRGILCGMGFGIISSACSYGAAAAARGFYRSGADVRSVFAFLISSTNMNLAILILFWSLLGWRFAFAEFFGGVIIIAVVVTGFSLLFSRDRLRAQPEAGVEEEDGDPCCHHHDAGTAPSRGLANAQTWREIADTALGDVRMLRTELVVGYLIAGYAAALIPPHWLAAALHAVGGVPVVGYVLLLIVGVLIAVATFVCSMGNVPVARYLANAGIPLGANTSFIYGDLLILPLIAIYRKSFPPAITWTFVGLFFAGALLAGAIMERVVGGGTGLMTMGSMAINDRFTLVSNVVGIVAAACVAIAARRASLTPT; encoded by the coding sequence ATGGTTATACTCAACGCGCTGATCGCCGGACTCGTTCAAGCCGCCGGATTTTTCTGGGACAGTCTCTTCGGCCTGATCTTCGGATTTTTGATCTCCGCGATCGTCCAAACCGTGCTGACGCCGGAGTCGATGGAGAAGTATCTCGGACCGAACCTGCGCGGAATCCTCTGCGGCATGGGCTTCGGGATCATTTCGTCGGCCTGCTCGTACGGAGCCGCCGCCGCGGCGCGCGGGTTTTATCGCAGCGGCGCCGACGTGCGCTCGGTCTTCGCCTTTCTCATTTCGTCGACGAACATGAATCTTGCGATCTTGATTCTGTTCTGGTCGCTGCTGGGCTGGCGTTTCGCGTTTGCCGAGTTTTTCGGCGGCGTCATCATCATAGCCGTCGTCGTCACCGGCTTTTCGCTGCTGTTCTCACGCGATCGATTGCGGGCGCAGCCCGAAGCCGGAGTCGAGGAAGAAGACGGCGATCCCTGCTGTCACCATCACGATGCCGGCACGGCTCCGTCGCGCGGCTTGGCCAACGCGCAAACGTGGCGTGAAATCGCCGATACGGCGCTCGGCGACGTCCGCATGCTCCGCACCGAGCTCGTCGTCGGCTATCTCATCGCCGGCTACGCCGCCGCGTTGATTCCGCCGCACTGGCTCGCGGCGGCGCTGCACGCCGTCGGCGGCGTCCCGGTCGTGGGCTACGTACTGTTGCTGATCGTCGGCGTGCTGATCGCCGTCGCAACGTTCGTTTGCTCGATGGGGAACGTGCCCGTCGCTCGTTACCTGGCCAATGCGGGCATTCCGCTGGGAGCGAACACGAGCTTCATCTACGGAGATCTGTTGATTCTGCCGCTCATCGCGATCTACCGCAAGTCGTTCCCGCCGGCAATCACGTGGACGTTCGTCGGCTTGTTTTTTGCGGGCGCGCTCCTCGCCGGCGCCATCATGGAACGCGTGGTCGGCGGCGGTACCGGCCTGATGACGATGGGGTCGATGGCGATCAACGACCGCTTCACGCTCGTCTCGAACGTCGTGGGAATCGTCGCGGCAGCTTGCGTTGCTATTGCCGCGAGGAGGGCGTCCCTCACGCCTACCTAA
- a CDS encoding glycoside hydrolase family 16 protein — protein sequence MSLRHGLLILLAALGSCSPPGEPTSLSAHAVTASRATKIFDDEFDGASLNRVWSTCYPWANPKRGCTNGGKLELEWYLPDNVALRGGYLNLTAKPQTAYAGHPYTSGMIATGGRPNTKSTFSYLYGYAEARIKLPRGAGMWPAFWLVPANRTWPPEIDIMEFQGVRPKNDIVTIHWGTAKHPQQNGSTVDTGTDLWRGYHTYGLDWEASRVTWYFDGKAIKSYTDTAHIPHQPMYVILNLAVGGWLPHQLEPKRKSFPATASVDYVRIWSASRQ from the coding sequence GTGAGTCTGCGGCACGGGCTTCTCATTTTGCTAGCCGCGCTGGGCTCGTGCTCGCCGCCGGGCGAACCGACCAGCTTATCGGCGCATGCCGTAACCGCCTCGCGCGCAACCAAAATTTTCGACGACGAGTTCGACGGCGCTTCGCTCAACCGGGTCTGGTCGACGTGCTATCCTTGGGCGAACCCCAAGCGGGGCTGCACGAACGGCGGCAAGCTCGAGCTCGAATGGTATCTGCCGGATAACGTCGCGCTGCGCGGCGGTTACCTGAATCTCACCGCGAAGCCGCAGACGGCCTATGCCGGACATCCCTACACGTCCGGCATGATCGCCACCGGCGGAAGGCCCAACACCAAATCGACGTTCTCATATCTCTACGGGTACGCTGAGGCGCGTATCAAGCTGCCGCGCGGCGCCGGCATGTGGCCTGCGTTCTGGCTCGTGCCCGCAAACCGGACGTGGCCTCCCGAAATCGACATCATGGAGTTCCAGGGCGTCCGGCCCAAGAACGACATCGTGACGATCCACTGGGGCACCGCCAAACATCCGCAGCAAAACGGCAGCACCGTCGATACGGGGACCGATTTATGGCGCGGTTACCATACGTACGGCCTCGATTGGGAGGCCTCGCGCGTAACGTGGTACTTCGACGGCAAAGCGATCAAGTCGTACACGGACACCGCGCATATCCCGCACCAGCCGATGTACGTTATTCTCAATCTCGCAGTCGGCGGATGGCTGCCGCATCAGCTCGAGCCCAAACGCAAGAGCTTTCCGGCGACGGCATCCGTGGATTACGTTCGCATTTGGAGCGCGTCGCGCCAATAA
- a CDS encoding opioid growth factor receptor-related protein, which translates to MLRFDDATLDYTHDFIQWLFPLRERSGANPTAPRLDDPTVEAFRSRPELRANLRRSYDRMLAFYKADLGWLTPGDHNHLRLTRMMISLGTLGLQEQARELYDYVTGLAAQRSGVTADTLRYWRDALQMRT; encoded by the coding sequence GTGCTGCGCTTCGACGACGCGACGCTCGATTACACGCACGACTTCATTCAATGGCTGTTTCCGCTGCGGGAACGCAGCGGCGCGAATCCAACGGCGCCCCGGCTCGACGACCCGACGGTCGAGGCATTTCGCTCCCGGCCGGAGCTGCGCGCAAACCTGCGGCGGTCCTACGATCGGATGCTGGCATTCTACAAAGCCGATCTGGGGTGGCTAACGCCCGGCGACCACAATCACTTGCGTCTGACGCGCATGATGATCTCGCTGGGTACGCTCGGTTTGCAAGAGCAAGCGCGAGAGTTGTACGACTACGTGACCGGACTTGCCGCGCAACGCAGCGGCGTCACGGCAGACACGCTGCGTTATTGGCGCGACGCGCTCCAAATGCGAACGTAA
- a CDS encoding CARDB domain-containing protein has translation MFRIAILALFALTSSSVAAVAAGSCAGPDPSLGSITVTGVTQDNGLNDYHITGTVTNAGSATQAKDVLQSVDIFMAGQKLDSKSIPPLAAGQSAQFTYVYQRSKDAGQGTTHLRFVLDMHNPGGTEQNCSTQDDTGEVQF, from the coding sequence ATGTTTCGTATCGCAATTCTTGCTCTTTTTGCCCTCACGTCGAGCTCCGTGGCGGCCGTGGCCGCTGGAAGCTGCGCCGGTCCCGATCCGTCGCTGGGCAGCATCACCGTTACGGGCGTAACGCAGGACAACGGCCTCAACGACTATCACATCACCGGCACCGTCACAAACGCCGGAAGCGCAACGCAGGCCAAGGACGTGCTGCAGTCGGTCGACATTTTTATGGCCGGACAGAAACTCGACTCCAAGAGCATTCCGCCGCTGGCGGCCGGACAGTCCGCGCAGTTTACATACGTGTACCAGCGGTCGAAGGACGCGGGCCAGGGAACGACGCACCTGCGCTTCGTGCTCGACATGCACAATCCGGGCGGCACCGAGCAAAACTGCTCCACCCAAGACGACACCGGCGAAGTCCAGTTCTAA
- a CDS encoding CapA family protein, with protein sequence MIRRLAPLVLAAVTMLGVGPQVKDPSLLDPRRPLDRELQTKVPDGFTFTAVGDLIISRPLSHYAASDSAFEAILGVLHGSDVVYGNMESTIFDVRTFKGHPYSWDGDWTNSSLPSVATDLRKMGFDIVSRANNHALDWGIDGMRETSKYLDTAGIAWAGAGETRGLARAAGYYETPQARVGLVSFASTYRPTSDALPAEGAAPARPGISALAVTQRVGLPPAEMRKMALIDCSLEGAACGIDGAAKPVTVFGTTFVPSPRFRYDYTVDPEDLSGIEDGIRSGKQNGDFLIASIHSHECSLGCDDPKHPYLVADFLKTVAHDAIDNGADAFVTTGIHNLGPIEIYRGRPIFYGLANFFWSDIQLPLPHDLYQQNASLLQSAFKHPGRATPYDLAALLNAGSFANAFTFQSVVAQCTFEHNRLSKITLYAVDLGYGRKLTRSGVPELAPPAEAQQIFARIASATRQFGLPALDMRVDGSIATIEAR encoded by the coding sequence GTGATCCGACGGCTCGCCCCGCTCGTCCTTGCGGCGGTGACGATGCTCGGCGTGGGCCCTCAAGTAAAAGACCCATCGCTCTTGGATCCGCGCCGCCCGCTCGATCGCGAACTGCAAACGAAGGTCCCCGACGGTTTCACGTTTACGGCCGTCGGAGACCTTATTATTTCGCGGCCGCTCTCGCACTATGCGGCAAGCGATTCGGCATTCGAAGCGATCCTAGGTGTGCTGCACGGCTCCGACGTGGTCTACGGAAACATGGAAAGCACGATCTTCGACGTGCGGACCTTCAAGGGGCATCCCTACTCGTGGGACGGCGACTGGACGAACTCCAGCCTTCCGTCGGTCGCGACCGATCTGCGCAAGATGGGTTTTGACATCGTTTCGCGTGCCAACAATCACGCGCTGGACTGGGGTATCGACGGGATGCGCGAGACGAGCAAATATCTCGACACCGCGGGTATCGCGTGGGCGGGCGCAGGCGAAACGCGCGGTCTCGCACGTGCCGCCGGCTATTACGAGACGCCGCAAGCGCGAGTCGGTCTGGTGTCGTTTGCCTCGACGTACCGTCCGACCAGCGACGCACTTCCGGCGGAGGGCGCCGCGCCGGCGAGGCCGGGCATCAGCGCGCTCGCCGTGACGCAGCGCGTCGGACTGCCGCCCGCGGAAATGCGCAAAATGGCGTTGATCGACTGCAGCCTCGAAGGCGCGGCGTGCGGGATCGACGGAGCCGCGAAACCGGTGACGGTTTTTGGAACGACGTTCGTGCCGTCGCCCCGCTTCCGGTATGACTATACCGTCGATCCCGAGGATCTTTCGGGAATCGAGGACGGCATCCGCAGCGGAAAACAGAACGGCGACTTTCTCATCGCGTCGATTCATTCGCACGAATGTTCTCTCGGCTGCGACGATCCCAAGCATCCCTATCTCGTCGCCGATTTTCTCAAAACCGTCGCGCACGACGCGATCGATAACGGCGCCGACGCGTTCGTTACGACCGGCATCCACAATCTCGGCCCGATCGAGATCTATCGCGGGCGCCCCATCTTTTACGGATTAGCAAACTTCTTTTGGAGCGACATACAGCTCCCATTGCCGCACGATCTCTATCAGCAGAACGCCTCGCTGCTGCAGAGCGCCTTCAAACATCCCGGCCGGGCGACACCCTACGATCTCGCCGCACTGCTCAATGCCGGATCTTTTGCCAACGCCTTTACGTTCCAAAGCGTTGTGGCGCAGTGCACGTTCGAGCATAACCGGCTGAGCAAGATTACGCTTTACGCCGTCGACCTCGGCTACGGACGTAAGCTCACGCGCAGCGGCGTTCCCGAGCTCGCACCGCCCGCCGAAGCGCAGCAGATCTTTGCTCGAATCGCCTCGGCGACCCGGCAGTTCGGGCTGCCGGCGCTCGACATGCGCGTCGACGGCAGCATAGCGACGATCGAAGCGAGATAG
- a CDS encoding NAD(P)/FAD-dependent oxidoreductase: MAASKYDAIVIGGGHNGLVTACYLAKAKWKVLVLERRYIVGGACVSEEVWPGYKVSTAAYVNSLFRPEIVRDLNLRDYGFEPIERNPASFSPFLDGRYLIMGTGTHKDVDEIAKFSKRDAENYPKYEAMLERVASVVEPTLTQVPPNLIHPKLGQLLEMGKMGKAMQKLGPAMGEAIEVLTGPARPILDRWFESEQLKATIATDAIIGAFMAPSMPGTAYVLFHHVMGETNGKRGVWSYMRGGMGGLTQSIAKAAQDLGVEIRLEAEVAKILTRNGAVTGVALKNGDEFYAKKVASGVDCHLTFQKFLDPTALPPEFNDAVERISYSSASCKINVALERLPSFTALPGHDPGPQHFGTVHLCPDQDFIERAYDDAKFGKMSERPVVECTMPSSLDDTIAPPGKHLMSMFTQYAPYTLADGEWTDAKRNEYADRCFDIVEQYAPGFKASVIDRQILTPVDLEKTFGLTGGSIFQGAMPLHQLFMFRPVPGYASYNTPIKGLFMCGAAAHPGGGVMGASGWNAARVMLHS; the protein is encoded by the coding sequence TTGGCAGCTTCGAAATACGACGCCATCGTCATCGGCGGCGGCCACAACGGACTCGTAACCGCCTGCTATCTCGCCAAAGCCAAGTGGAAGGTGCTCGTACTCGAGCGCCGCTACATCGTCGGCGGCGCGTGCGTCAGCGAAGAGGTCTGGCCCGGATACAAAGTCTCGACGGCCGCGTACGTCAACAGCCTCTTCCGGCCGGAGATCGTTCGCGATTTGAACCTGCGCGATTACGGCTTCGAACCGATCGAAAGAAACCCGGCCTCGTTTTCGCCGTTTCTGGACGGCCGCTACCTCATCATGGGAACCGGCACGCACAAAGACGTCGACGAGATCGCGAAGTTCAGCAAGCGCGACGCCGAGAACTATCCGAAGTACGAAGCGATGCTCGAGCGCGTGGCGTCGGTCGTCGAGCCGACGCTCACGCAAGTTCCGCCCAACCTGATCCATCCGAAGCTCGGGCAGCTCCTCGAGATGGGCAAGATGGGCAAAGCGATGCAGAAGCTCGGACCGGCAATGGGCGAGGCGATCGAAGTGCTGACGGGGCCCGCGCGACCCATCCTCGACCGCTGGTTCGAATCGGAGCAACTGAAAGCCACGATCGCGACCGACGCCATCATCGGCGCGTTCATGGCCCCGTCGATGCCCGGCACGGCGTACGTCCTCTTCCACCACGTTATGGGCGAGACCAACGGCAAACGCGGCGTGTGGAGTTACATGCGCGGCGGCATGGGCGGTTTGACGCAATCGATTGCGAAGGCGGCCCAAGATCTCGGCGTGGAGATTCGCCTGGAAGCCGAAGTCGCCAAGATCCTTACGCGCAACGGTGCCGTTACGGGCGTCGCGCTGAAGAACGGCGACGAGTTCTACGCAAAGAAGGTCGCCAGCGGCGTCGACTGCCACCTAACGTTCCAGAAGTTTTTGGATCCCACCGCGCTGCCGCCCGAGTTCAACGACGCGGTCGAACGCATTTCGTATAGCAGCGCGTCGTGCAAGATCAACGTCGCGCTCGAGAGACTGCCGAGCTTTACGGCGCTGCCGGGGCACGACCCCGGACCCCAGCATTTCGGGACGGTGCACCTCTGTCCGGATCAGGACTTCATCGAGCGCGCGTACGACGATGCGAAGTTCGGAAAGATGTCGGAGCGGCCGGTCGTGGAGTGCACTATGCCGTCGTCGCTGGACGACACGATCGCTCCGCCGGGCAAACATCTCATGTCGATGTTCACGCAATACGCACCGTACACACTCGCCGACGGCGAGTGGACCGATGCCAAGCGCAACGAGTACGCCGATCGCTGCTTCGACATCGTCGAGCAGTACGCGCCGGGCTTCAAGGCCTCGGTGATCGACCGGCAGATCCTCACGCCGGTCGATTTGGAGAAGACGTTCGGATTGACGGGCGGCAGCATCTTCCAAGGCGCCATGCCGCTGCATCAGCTCTTCATGTTCCGGCCGGTTCCGGGCTACGCTAGCTACAACACGCCGATCAAAGGCTTGTTCATGTGCGGAGCCGCGGCGCATCCGGGCGGCGGCGTGATGGGCGCGTCGGGCTGGAACGCCGCGCGGGTAATGCTGCACTCGTGA